The nucleotide window GGCTCCATCCTCATTTCATACCAAGTCTTTCCGCCCGCCTCGAAGGATCTAATTATCCCTGCCTTCTCTAGGGTCTCCAGAGCGTTGTAAACTGTAGATAAACTTATACTTGGCTCCGTCTTCCTTAATTCGTTAAATATCTGCTCCCCGCTAAAGTGACCTCCTCTTTCCATGACCCTTATTACAGCTATTCTCTGAGGAGTAACTTTTAATCCTCTATTCCTGAGCATTTCAGCGATATCCATTTCCATTATGTAATAACTATTATATCGTAGTAATTAAAATTAGCTTCAGTCATCCTAGAAAGTGGTTAATTATAGTTTAACGTGATCCCTTGTGACGATATTGTCATTCCCTCATGGTGAGTAAGTCTGACTCCTCCCCAAAAGGGGAGGTTTGTCATTCCTTTATCAAAAGGATGACGTGTACATCTTTATCTCATAAAGATACTTCTTAACTGCTTGGTCCATCAAGGCCTTTACTACATCAGTGGTAGTCACTATACCAGCTAGTTTGCCGGTTCTTTCCATGACAGGTATGCCCTTTATCTTTCTGGAAGCCATAAGTCTCGCAGCGTTGGACATATCCTCGTTTTCATCCACAACTATGACGTTAGGGCTCATCACATCACGAACCTGAACCTTCAGATCCTTGTACTTGAGAATTGGAGCCATGTAGAGAAGATCTGTGGTAGTTATAACCCCTAAGACTCTCCCAGGTGTGAAAACGACAAGTCTGCTCAGGCTGTTCTGTATTATCTTCTCAACGGCCTCGCCCAGAGTGGAGGACGGTTCTATGGTAATAACAGGAGAACTCATAAATTCCTTCACCTTTTGTATCCCCTTGACCTGCGTTGCATAGAAGTTTGAAAGATCGCTCTTTATTATGATCCCCACTGCCTTCTCGTTGTCGTCACACACTGCTAGGAGGGGTTGCCTTTTGTCTACTATTATCTGAGCAGCTTCAAAAGCATCTATATTAGGGTTAACGCACACTACATCCTTCCGCATGACCTCTGACACCATCACGTTCTCCATTGCCCTTTCCTCACCCATGCTGTACACGAACTTTACAATATCCTTTTGTGTGATCGCTCCTACAGGTCTTCCGTTTTCATCTATAACGATCGATTTGGGAACGTGTTCCATTACCATGATCTTGGAGGCGTATAACAATGTATCAAACGGCCGTAAGGGCATGAATTCTCTAACAATACCCATAAATTACTAATTTGAGTTCAAGCTTAAAACTCCTTCTTAGCAGGATATCGTGATTATGAAGCCCTGATGCCATAGGAACTTAGTTTTGAGCTTGCAATTGGTTATCTGACTTCCTCCAAGACCTAAGGGGAGAGGCTTCTGTGAATTATAAATACTCCCTAGATGCGTCTCGGATCTTTTGAGGTCGTTAGACCATTAGAGTGAGCTCTAATCCCTAGGGCAAAAATTGAGCAAGAATCTTTTGGTCGTAACCATTCTCGAGCCCAAATAGTTTTACGAGGTAGGGAAAGCCTCTCCCTTTAGGGAGGAGATATAAAAAGTATATAAAACCTCTTTTCTCCATTTCTCTATATCTATGATATGGAGAGGCTAAAAAGAGTGGGAACAAAACCGGAGCTACAGTTCCAATTAAGTTTTCCCCACCGCCCCTCTGCTCTCCCTAATTATCTACCATTCACTTACCTACCTTTTTGCGGAGTCCTCTAAGGTGTTCCTAGCTCTCTTGTGGAACGACCTTATCCTGCGTAGAACCCTCCTGTCCTCTTTCCATCTCTTCTCGTACTTCTGTAGGGACTCAGCCAGACTCTTGTAGTGATGGGCGTCCTCTAAATGAGTTGGTATCCTAACGTACTTTCCGTCGTCTTTTCCAACTACGAGTTTAGCCATGTTGATATCGACTGCGATACCGTCCTTAACTTCTGGTCCTTTCCGGTCCTTAAGGAAGGAGACCTTCAAGTACGCTTTACCATTCCTCACAACTAGCCTAGCCTCCCTCACTTCCTAGTCCTTGTATTCTGGCAGGTTCCTTGGATATCCCTTTATAGACAGTTCGCCAACTCCTGTTACCCTTACGCTCCTTTTATCGAAATCTATTTAAAACGATAGGGTTGGGATTAACCATACAGAGACGTTGCGGACTGTAGAGTACCTACTGCGTTTAGGGCTGTTTAACCACGACTTGCATACTGCGATTGCATCTGTATAGCAGTCTTGGGCAACTTTAGACGGTATACCGAACCTCTTAGAGTCACGTAAGTACCCTTGTATGTCTTTTAACAACGTCTTTGGCTTGTTTTCTCTTAACCATTAAAGGGCAAAAACGTGATTAAAGGCGTGAAAAAGTTAACAGGTAGTTTATGGACAGACTGTACTTGATGCGGCACCGTAGACTGCAGTACCCGATTGAATGGGGAAAAACACGGTCTCAAGGTAGTCTACTTCGACCCCAACTACTCCTCTGCTAGATGCCCACAGTACGGGAAAGAGATGAAGGAGTCGCCCACAGTACTTCCACTGTCCATGCGGTTATGAGAATGTGAATGATGTAATAGCAGTCATGAACTTGTAGGGGGTTCTCTGAGCCTCTCGGCTGCCCCCACATGAAGGCTGTAAACCCGGACCTATGAGGAAACCCCCATTATTCATGGCGTGGAGGAATCCAGCTCCGCGATGGTGGACGTTTTGGGATTACTATATTCATTTGGGGTATGCAAACTGGTCGTTACGTTTAATACCCTTGATGCACATGAAGGCTCCGTTCCCCCACTCCTTCGGGATTTCGGGAACCTCCTCTTCCATGGGGCCATAGTCTATGGTTGTGACAACTCTCTCTACTTCAAAGAACTTCTTTACGAGATTCATAAACTCCATTCTAGTCAAGAAGCGAGCTTTGGAGTAGTATTTGTGACCTCTGGAGCCTAGATCGCGGTAAAACTCGCCCCAGCTAGAGTCTGCAGTAACAATGCAACTGACGAATGTCCTTTTCGTTACTCTATTAGCCTCCTCGAAGAATTTTTCCAAGTTATCTAAGAAACATAAGGTTACTGAGGAGAATACGCAAGGAATGGCGTCCCTCCTGAAAGGGAGATAGTGAGCGTCAGCTAGGATCCTATCTCCATCGATGTATTTTAGGACAAACTCTGAGATATCCAACGAAATAACCTCTCCCTTTAGAGCCTCGTGAAACACGGAGGGTCCAGAGCCAACGTCTAGACAGTCCTTGAGGTCAAGAGCGTCCACAGCTTGCCTCTCGTTTTCATAAGTTACTTTATGATTCTTGTACCAGTTAAGGTAACCCTTAGGGTCATCGAATATTGACATTTGATTCCATCTCTTTCAAAAGGACTTTTATAAGGTTAATTTTGAAGTCCACTTGCTCAATGGTGCCCATGAGCTCGTCTCTACGCTTCTTCAGCATTAGCGAGGAGTAAATCATTTCGCCCATCTTCCCTTCCAACCTTGATATCTCCTTCTCTATGCTATTCCTTAGGGAGATGTAATCCCTCAGGAGCTGTAAGAGGGAGATTTCAACTTTCTCCTCAAGATTGAGGCCATAATACGGGCACAAAAAACAGAGAATGGGATGGGGTTTGATCTTGCCCTCCGCCACCCATGATGAAAG belongs to Metallosphaera tengchongensis and includes:
- a CDS encoding CBS domain-containing protein gives rise to the protein MGIVREFMPLRPFDTLLYASKIMVMEHVPKSIVIDENGRPVGAITQKDIVKFVYSMGEERAMENVMVSEVMRKDVVCVNPNIDAFEAAQIIVDKRQPLLAVCDDNEKAVGIIIKSDLSNFYATQVKGIQKVKEFMSSPVITIEPSSTLGEAVEKIIQNSLSRLVVFTPGRVLGVITTTDLLYMAPILKYKDLKVQVRDVMSPNVIVVDENEDMSNAARLMASRKIKGIPVMERTGKLAGIVTTTDVVKALMDQAVKKYLYEIKMYTSSF
- a CDS encoding Fur family transcriptional regulator, whose product is MEMDIAEMLRNRGLKVTPQRIAVIRVMERGGHFSGEQIFNELRKTEPSISLSTVYNALETLEKAGIIRSFEAGGKTWYEMRMEPHVNVFCEDIGDIIDVDLDLENLQKSLVEKGIEPKNLSVIVYAECSKMMKGHQVRQS
- a CDS encoding class I SAM-dependent methyltransferase, with translation MSIFDDPKGYLNWYKNHKVTYENERQAVDALDLKDCLDVGSGPSVFHEALKGEVISLDISEFVLKYIDGDRILADAHYLPFRRDAIPCVFSSVTLCFLDNLEKFFEEANRVTKRTFVSCIVTADSSWGEFYRDLGSRGHKYYSKARFLTRMEFMNLVKKFFEVERVVTTIDYGPMEEEVPEIPKEWGNGAFMCIKGIKRNDQFAYPK
- a CDS encoding transposase, which encodes MNGEKHGLKVVYFDPNYSSARCPQYGKEMKESPTVLPLSMRL